The following are encoded together in the Dickeya lacustris genome:
- a CDS encoding ABC transporter substrate-binding protein, with product MKARAILRTLLLSTLCMAATPAVLSAKTPDDQLIVGMNMNNMLSLDPAAMTGNEVVGVVVNLYDSLVELDPDNLSHVLPALAKSWSVSDDGNVITFNLVDNAKFHSGNPVTAEDFVWSMSRLLHLNMAQATTWKSYGFTPDNVAKMIRAKDAHTVEIELPKPNDAKLIIYSLATLGSGSVLDRKTVLQHEKNGDWGNGWLTTNEAGSGPFKLDVWQAKDVLRISRANGYWQGDAKMKRVIFRHMTESQALRLMIEKGDIDVATGMSVPDINALKQDKEVVVKEVTKGTLYYVSMSLKNTYFANPKVREAVRYLIDYDGINNTVMTGYGFYHQRPIQKGMDATLPDPGYKLDVARAKTLLAQAGYPNGFETTLRVLSDQPFLNLATSVQSTLAQAGIKVQILSGTGNQVYGAMRDRKFDMLVGRGGGGVDPHPHSSLRSVVYNPDNSDEAKLTNFQGWRTSFYDKQLNEVIDQALLEKDPQKQKQMYIDVQNRYEALYPAIIPVSQMIDSVVLRKDVVKYVPHPSSTTHLRDVYKQR from the coding sequence ATGAAAGCGCGAGCAATACTTCGTACCCTGTTACTGAGCACGCTGTGTATGGCCGCCACACCGGCGGTTCTGTCTGCTAAAACGCCTGACGATCAATTGATTGTCGGCATGAATATGAACAACATGCTGTCGCTCGACCCCGCCGCGATGACCGGCAATGAAGTGGTCGGCGTCGTGGTGAATCTCTACGACTCGCTGGTCGAGCTAGACCCCGACAACCTGAGCCACGTGTTGCCCGCGCTGGCGAAAAGCTGGAGCGTGAGCGACGACGGCAACGTCATCACTTTCAATCTGGTGGATAACGCGAAATTCCATTCCGGCAACCCGGTGACGGCTGAGGATTTTGTCTGGTCGATGAGCCGGTTGCTGCACCTGAATATGGCGCAGGCGACCACCTGGAAATCCTACGGCTTTACGCCGGATAACGTCGCGAAGATGATCCGCGCCAAAGATGCCCATACGGTCGAGATAGAACTGCCCAAACCCAACGATGCCAAACTGATCATTTATTCACTGGCGACGCTCGGCAGCGGCTCGGTATTGGATCGCAAAACCGTGCTGCAACACGAGAAAAACGGCGACTGGGGCAATGGCTGGCTGACCACCAATGAAGCCGGTTCCGGCCCCTTCAAGCTGGATGTATGGCAGGCAAAAGATGTGCTGCGTATCAGCCGCGCCAACGGCTACTGGCAGGGCGACGCCAAAATGAAGCGCGTCATTTTCCGGCATATGACCGAATCGCAGGCGCTGCGGTTGATGATAGAGAAAGGCGACATCGATGTGGCGACCGGCATGTCGGTGCCGGATATCAACGCGCTGAAGCAGGATAAAGAGGTCGTGGTGAAAGAAGTGACCAAAGGCACGTTGTATTACGTGTCGATGAGCCTGAAGAACACGTATTTCGCCAACCCGAAAGTGCGCGAAGCGGTACGCTATCTGATCGACTACGATGGCATCAACAACACCGTGATGACCGGCTATGGTTTCTACCATCAGCGCCCGATCCAAAAAGGGATGGACGCCACGCTGCCCGATCCGGGGTACAAGCTGGACGTGGCGCGGGCGAAGACCTTGCTGGCGCAAGCGGGCTACCCCAACGGCTTTGAGACGACGCTGCGCGTGTTGTCCGATCAACCTTTCCTCAATCTTGCCACTTCAGTGCAATCGACACTGGCGCAAGCTGGCATCAAAGTTCAGATCCTCTCCGGCACCGGTAATCAGGTCTATGGTGCGATGCGCGATCGCAAGTTCGACATGCTGGTCGGGCGCGGCGGCGGCGGGGTTGACCCTCATCCGCATTCCAGCTTGCGCTCCGTGGTGTACAACCCCGACAACAGCGATGAAGCCAAGTTGACCAATTTTCAGGGCTGGCGCACCTCGTTTTATGACAAGCAGCTGAACGAGGTTATCGATCAGGCGTTGCTGGAAAAGGACCCGCAAAAGCAGAAGCAGATGTATATCGACGTTCAGAACCGTTATGAGGCGTTGTATCCGGCCATTATTCCGGTTTCTCAGATGATCGACTCGGTGGTGTTGCGCAAGGACGTGGTGAAGTATGTGCCGCATCCGTCTTCCACCACCCATCTGCGCGACGTGTACAAGCAACGCTAA
- a CDS encoding DUF987 domain-containing protein: MKIISKRRAMTIYRQYPASRIFRYCTGRYQWHGSVCHYTGKVVPDIPGVLAVYAERRQDRNGPYACLMSITLN, encoded by the coding sequence ATGAAAATTATCAGTAAACGCCGGGCAATGACGATTTACCGTCAGTATCCGGCCTCCCGCATTTTTCGATACTGCACCGGCAGATACCAGTGGCACGGCAGTGTCTGTCATTACACCGGTAAGGTAGTTCCTGACATTCCCGGCGTGCTGGCGGTATACGCCGAACGCCGCCAGGACCGCAACGGCCCTTATGCCTGTCTGATGAGTATCACCCTGAACTGA
- a CDS encoding ABC transporter permease, whose amino-acid sequence MVFSDRIKPGEWLRPGGMLRRLAKRLFQVAVTLFGLLILTFIIGRVMPIDPVLAIVGQDADQSTYQQVYQQLGLDKPLYVQFWIYFNALLHGDLGNALLTGRPVIDDIIRVFPATVELATMAIIVGAGLGVPLGVLAAARRGKWADYVVRFISLAGYSTPIFWVGMMGLLVFYAWLNWVGGAGRVDMAYDGLVENRTGLLLVDSLLDGNWEVFRSALNHLVLPATLLGFHSLAYISRMTRSFMLAQLSQEYIITARVKGLSEFRVVWAHAFRNILVQLLTVVALAYGSLLEGAVLIETVFSWPGFGSYLTGSLLLGDMNAVMGCVLLVGLIFVSLNLLSDMLYQVFDPRTRV is encoded by the coding sequence ATGGTTTTCTCTGATCGAATCAAACCGGGTGAGTGGCTGAGGCCGGGAGGGATGTTGCGCCGGTTGGCGAAACGTCTATTCCAGGTCGCGGTCACGCTGTTTGGTTTATTGATCCTGACGTTTATTATCGGCCGCGTCATGCCTATCGATCCGGTGCTGGCGATCGTCGGGCAGGATGCCGATCAAAGCACCTACCAACAGGTTTATCAGCAACTGGGGCTGGATAAGCCGCTGTATGTTCAGTTCTGGATTTACTTCAACGCGCTATTGCACGGCGATCTCGGCAATGCCTTGCTGACTGGCCGCCCGGTCATTGACGACATTATCCGCGTTTTCCCCGCCACCGTTGAGCTGGCGACGATGGCGATTATCGTCGGTGCCGGGCTGGGCGTGCCGCTGGGCGTGCTGGCGGCGGCAAGGCGCGGTAAATGGGCGGATTACGTGGTGCGTTTCATCAGCCTGGCCGGTTATTCCACCCCGATCTTTTGGGTGGGGATGATGGGGCTGCTGGTGTTCTATGCCTGGTTGAACTGGGTCGGCGGCGCCGGGCGGGTCGATATGGCTTACGACGGGTTGGTGGAAAACCGTACCGGCCTGCTGCTGGTCGATTCGCTGCTGGATGGCAACTGGGAGGTGTTCCGCAGCGCGCTCAATCATCTGGTGCTGCCCGCCACGCTGCTGGGGTTTCACTCGCTGGCGTACATCAGCCGTATGACGCGCAGTTTCATGCTGGCGCAGTTGTCGCAGGAATACATCATCACCGCGCGGGTGAAGGGATTGTCGGAATTTCGCGTGGTGTGGGCACATGCGTTCCGTAACATTCTGGTGCAGTTGCTGACGGTGGTGGCGCTGGCTTACGGGTCGCTGCTGGAGGGCGCGGTATTGATAGAAACGGTGTTCTCGTGGCCGGGTTTTGGCTCTTATCTCACCGGCAGCCTGCTGCTGGGCGACATGAACGCGGTGATGGGTTGTGTCCTGCTGGTCGGGTTGATTTTCGTCAGCCTGAATCTGCTGTCGGACATGTTGTATCAGGTCTTTGATCCGAGGACGAGAGTATGA
- a CDS encoding DUF905 domain-containing protein, translated as MSESHMLPPGPFTRQQADAITCRYQNIAIEDARHSHFRLVVRDSEGRMVWRTWCFEPDAGEGLNRYIRKSGILKASSP; from the coding sequence ATGTCTGAATCTCACATGCTGCCACCGGGACCTTTCACCCGACAGCAGGCCGACGCTATTACCTGCCGGTATCAAAACATCGCCATTGAAGATGCCCGGCACAGTCACTTCCGCCTGGTGGTTCGTGACTCTGAAGGCCGGATGGTCTGGCGGACGTGGTGCTTTGAACCTGATGCCGGTGAAGGACTTAATCGTTATATCCGCAAGTCAGGCATACTCAAAGCATCCTCCCCCTGA
- a CDS encoding ABC transporter ATP-binding protein — protein sequence MTSSIPELNNVNVTHRKAQAGSLLEVDNLRVSFVNGRAVTDAVRGVSFSLGCEKLAIVGESGSGKSTVGRALLQLHPRSARITADRLNFNGIDLLAADEARMRQIRGKRISMIMQDPKYSLNPVVCVGDQIAEAYLAHHRVSWRAAKEKVLAMLDVVRIRQPERVYGLYPHEISGGQGQRIMIAMMLITEPEVVIADEPTSALDVSVRLQVLAMLDDLVSERGLGLIFISHDINLVRSFCDRVLVMYAGRVVESIAAADLEQAQHPYTRGLLNALPDIDNPRPRLPVMNRDPAWLNP from the coding sequence GTGACATCCTCGATCCCAGAACTGAATAATGTGAATGTGACTCACCGCAAGGCGCAAGCCGGTTCGCTGCTGGAGGTAGATAATCTGCGGGTGAGTTTCGTCAATGGCCGGGCGGTGACGGATGCCGTGCGCGGTGTGTCTTTCTCGCTGGGGTGTGAAAAGCTGGCGATTGTGGGGGAATCCGGCTCCGGCAAATCCACCGTTGGGCGCGCCTTATTACAGTTACATCCGCGTAGCGCCCGCATTACCGCCGACCGCCTGAACTTTAACGGTATCGACCTGCTGGCAGCGGACGAAGCGCGCATGCGCCAGATTCGTGGTAAACGCATCTCCATGATCATGCAGGATCCCAAGTATTCGCTGAACCCGGTGGTGTGCGTCGGCGATCAGATAGCCGAAGCCTATCTCGCTCACCACCGTGTCTCATGGCGGGCGGCGAAGGAAAAGGTACTGGCGATGCTGGATGTAGTGCGCATTCGCCAGCCGGAGCGGGTGTATGGCTTGTATCCGCATGAGATTTCCGGCGGGCAGGGGCAGCGCATCATGATTGCCATGATGCTGATTACCGAACCGGAGGTGGTGATTGCCGACGAACCGACCTCGGCGCTGGATGTGTCCGTGCGCCTGCAAGTGCTGGCGATGCTGGATGATTTGGTCAGTGAGCGCGGGCTGGGGCTGATTTTTATCAGCCACGATATCAATCTGGTGCGCAGCTTCTGCGATCGGGTGCTGGTGATGTACGCCGGTCGGGTAGTGGAGTCGATAGCCGCCGCCGATCTGGAGCAGGCGCAACACCCTTATACCCGTGGTTTGCTCAATGCCCTGCCGGATATCGATAATCCTCGGCCACGTTTACCGGTCATGAACCGTGATCCCGCCTGGCTCAACCCTTAA
- a CDS encoding antirestriction protein, whose protein sequence is MTTQTQCELMSANEPQFDLTASPVPDEQRLDFWPLHFGAITQWITLEPRIFAWMDRFCDEYSGGIWSFYTLSNGGAFMAPDADSDDKWHLFNSMNGNSSQMSAEAAGIAICLIEYSHHACRTECDAMTEHYYRLRDYALQHPESHAILRIID, encoded by the coding sequence ATGACGACACAAACGCAATGCGAATTGATGTCCGCTAATGAACCTCAATTTGACCTTACTGCATCACCAGTACCTGACGAGCAGCGTCTCGATTTCTGGCCGCTGCACTTTGGTGCTATCACGCAGTGGATAACGCTGGAACCCCGTATTTTCGCCTGGATGGACCGCTTCTGTGATGAGTACAGCGGTGGTATCTGGTCCTTTTACACGCTCAGCAATGGCGGCGCGTTTATGGCTCCTGATGCTGACAGTGACGATAAATGGCATCTTTTCAACAGCATGAACGGTAATAGTTCGCAAATGAGCGCAGAAGCCGCAGGTATTGCTATCTGCCTGATTGAATACAGCCATCACGCCTGTCGTACCGAATGCGATGCCATGACGGAGCACTATTACCGACTGCGGGATTACGCCCTGCAGCACCCTGAATCCCACGCCATTTTGCGCATTATTGATTAA
- a CDS encoding ABC transporter ATP-binding protein, protein MIEVRNLNLTFGEGSAQNQVLYDVNLTVNDGEIFGLVGESGSGKTTVLKCLAGLFNHWQGQLKIDDQPLAHRIEQARCRRVQMVFQDPYGSLHPRHTVETILAEPLLIHRIADRDDRIDTLLAKVGLGPQFRRRYPHQLSGGQRQRVAIARALILEPRVLLLDEPTSALDVSVQAEILNLLAELQQQDKLTYLMVTHDLGVIAHLCHNVAVMQYGRILETLATRDLARDTPKNAYTSMLVDASRQYSRELAVRSEQM, encoded by the coding sequence ATGATTGAGGTGCGTAACCTGAACCTGACGTTTGGTGAGGGAAGCGCGCAAAATCAGGTGTTGTACGATGTGAATCTCACCGTTAACGACGGGGAGATTTTTGGGCTGGTCGGCGAGTCAGGCTCTGGCAAAACCACGGTACTGAAATGTCTGGCCGGGCTGTTTAACCACTGGCAAGGCCAGCTTAAGATTGATGACCAACCGCTGGCGCACCGTATTGAGCAGGCGCGCTGTCGCCGGGTGCAAATGGTATTTCAAGACCCTTATGGTTCGCTGCACCCGCGCCATACCGTCGAGACGATTCTGGCGGAACCGCTGTTAATCCACCGTATCGCCGATCGCGATGATCGCATCGATACGTTATTAGCAAAGGTTGGGTTGGGGCCGCAGTTCCGCCGCCGTTATCCTCACCAGCTTTCCGGCGGGCAGCGTCAGCGCGTGGCGATCGCCAGAGCGTTGATTCTTGAACCTCGCGTACTGCTGCTCGACGAGCCGACCTCGGCGCTGGATGTCTCCGTGCAGGCGGAGATTCTGAATCTGCTGGCGGAGTTGCAGCAGCAGGACAAGCTGACTTACCTGATGGTAACGCATGACCTGGGAGTGATAGCGCATCTGTGCCACAACGTGGCGGTAATGCAATACGGCCGCATTCTGGAAACGCTCGCTACCCGCGACCTGGCGCGCGATACCCCCAAAAACGCCTACACCTCAATGCTGGTCGATGCCAGCCGACAATACAGCCGGGAACTGGCGGTGCGATCGGAGCAGATGTAA
- a CDS encoding DUF4339 domain-containing protein, producing the protein MTWHYEKNGIRHDDVTEDDITGLIMRGELTASTLVWRQGMTEWQPVSATPLASALLRSTTPPALPGNRIPGGVVWTLAFAPFIGYALELWTAGLNGMSFDEAYEAVSGGRYWFITLLLNIALGYLDERGLRKAGVDTTMFGKLAWLVPFYLWRRAKTLAQKPAYFWVWLVMLGLTVLA; encoded by the coding sequence ATGACCTGGCATTACGAGAAAAATGGAATACGTCACGACGATGTGACCGAAGACGACATCACTGGCCTGATTATGCGCGGTGAACTGACTGCATCCACTCTGGTATGGCGACAGGGAATGACGGAGTGGCAACCGGTCTCCGCTACCCCGTTGGCTTCGGCGCTGCTCCGGAGCACCACACCACCAGCGCTGCCGGGGAACCGTATTCCGGGCGGAGTCGTATGGACACTGGCATTTGCTCCCTTCATTGGTTATGCGCTCGAGCTGTGGACTGCAGGGCTGAACGGGATGTCATTTGACGAGGCATATGAGGCAGTCTCGGGCGGACGGTACTGGTTTATCACACTGCTGCTCAATATCGCTCTGGGGTATCTCGATGAACGAGGCCTGCGTAAGGCCGGAGTGGATACCACCATGTTCGGCAAACTGGCCTGGCTGGTGCCGTTCTATTTGTGGCGGCGGGCGAAAACCCTCGCTCAGAAACCGGCTTACTTCTGGGTATGGCTGGTGATGCTGGGCCTGACTGTCTTGGCCTGA
- a CDS encoding ABC transporter permease — protein MTISSEPVLRAQPQKRTGSQKLRGARLFSFLLLMMRNPLTAIGLAIVLLLLLMAVFSPLIATHDPLAQDLTNALQAPSASHWFGTDEFGRDVFSRLVYGSRITLYIVALVSVTVGPIGLLLGVVAGYYGGVVDTILMRITDIFISFPSLVLALAFVAALGPGLEHVVIAITLTAWPPIARLARAETLSLRQADFVSAVKLQGASSLRILLHHIVPLCLPSVIIRITMNMAGIILTAAGLGFLGLGAQPPDPEWGAMISAGRRYMMECWWLVTIPGLAILINSLAFNFLGDGLRDILDPRTE, from the coding sequence ATGACGATTTCCTCTGAGCCGGTATTGCGCGCGCAGCCGCAGAAACGTACCGGCAGCCAGAAGCTGCGCGGGGCGCGTCTATTCAGCTTTTTACTGCTGATGATGCGCAACCCGTTGACGGCGATAGGTTTGGCCATTGTATTGCTGTTGCTGCTGATGGCGGTGTTTTCACCGCTTATCGCCACCCACGACCCGCTGGCGCAGGATCTGACCAATGCGTTGCAGGCACCGAGCGCCAGCCATTGGTTTGGCACCGATGAATTTGGCCGCGATGTGTTCAGCCGTCTGGTATACGGTTCTCGTATCACGCTGTATATCGTGGCGCTGGTGTCCGTCACCGTCGGGCCCATCGGGTTGTTGCTGGGCGTGGTCGCGGGGTATTACGGCGGCGTGGTCGATACCATTTTGATGCGCATCACCGATATCTTCATCTCATTTCCCAGTCTGGTGCTGGCACTGGCGTTTGTGGCGGCGCTCGGCCCAGGGCTGGAGCATGTGGTGATTGCCATTACGCTCACCGCCTGGCCGCCGATCGCACGGCTGGCGCGGGCGGAGACCTTGTCGCTACGTCAGGCTGATTTTGTCTCGGCGGTAAAACTACAGGGCGCGTCTTCGCTGCGTATTCTGCTGCATCACATTGTGCCGCTGTGCCTGCCGTCGGTGATTATTCGTATCACCATGAACATGGCTGGCATCATTCTGACGGCCGCTGGCCTGGGCTTTCTCGGGCTGGGTGCCCAGCCGCCCGACCCGGAATGGGGGGCGATGATTTCGGCAGGCCGCCGCTACATGATGGAGTGCTGGTGGCTGGTGACGATCCCGGGGCTGGCGATTTTAATCAACAGTCTGGCGTTCAATTTCCTAGGAGATGGCTTACGTGACATCCTCGATCCCAGAACTGAATAA
- a CDS encoding TA system toxin CbtA family protein — MKNLPATISRAAKPCLSPVSVWQMLLTRLLEQHYGLTLNDTPFSDKTVIQEHINAGVSLSDAVNFLVEKYGLVRIDRKGFSWQEQTPYISVVDILRARRSTGLLKTNVK; from the coding sequence ATGAAAAATCTACCTGCTACAATTTCGCGGGCGGCGAAGCCCTGTCTGTCGCCCGTGTCTGTCTGGCAAATGTTACTGACACGCCTGCTGGAACAACACTATGGCCTGACGCTAAACGACACGCCGTTTAGTGATAAAACAGTTATTCAGGAACATATTAATGCTGGAGTATCGCTCAGCGATGCGGTGAACTTTCTTGTCGAAAAATACGGGCTTGTCCGTATCGACCGAAAGGGATTTTCGTGGCAAGAACAAACCCCGTATATTTCCGTAGTGGATATTCTGCGAGCAAGGCGCTCTACCGGCTTGCTAAAAACTAATGTGAAATAA
- a CDS encoding DeoR family transcriptional regulator — MTQAERRHDRLAVRLSLIISRLVAGETLNMARLAAEFGVSVRTLRRDFRERLMYLDLEYRRGQCRLRSTGGGVQGELDALTFAHRAGLADIFPGLDRRLAGMLLTAGEMPCLVWQPPQSVSPVISLVFYRLVSAITACQRVLLLAEGERCDGLAPYRLISLDGCWYLTGELNGYITVHPLATIHAVTVLNTTFTPLKRLSQLTTQAGFIRALPHFSCIREVLSSGPSEEEPGNTLI; from the coding sequence ATGACACAGGCAGAGCGCCGTCACGACCGGCTGGCTGTCAGGCTGTCACTGATAATCAGCCGCCTGGTTGCAGGTGAAACGCTGAACATGGCGCGGCTGGCTGCAGAGTTTGGTGTGTCAGTCCGTACCCTGCGACGGGATTTTCGCGAACGGCTGATGTACCTCGACCTTGAGTATCGACGGGGGCAATGCCGCCTGCGCAGCACCGGTGGGGGCGTACAGGGCGAGCTTGATGCGCTGACCTTCGCGCACCGAGCCGGACTGGCCGATATTTTTCCGGGGCTGGACCGGCGTCTGGCGGGCATGCTGCTCACTGCGGGAGAGATGCCGTGTCTGGTATGGCAGCCGCCACAGTCTGTGTCCCCGGTCATCTCACTGGTGTTCTACCGTCTCGTCAGTGCTATTACCGCCTGCCAGCGGGTACTGCTGCTGGCCGAGGGAGAGCGCTGCGACGGGCTGGCTCCGTACCGCCTGATATCACTCGACGGCTGCTGGTATCTCACTGGTGAACTTAACGGGTATATCACCGTGCATCCTCTGGCGACCATCCATGCGGTGACAGTCCTCAACACTACGTTCACCCCGCTAAAACGTCTCAGCCAGTTAACCACACAGGCGGGCTTTATCCGGGCCCTTCCGCACTTCAGCTGTATCCGCGAAGTCCTGTCTTCTGGGCCCTCTGAGGAGGAGCCGGGCAACACACTGATTTAA
- a CDS encoding JAB domain-containing protein, whose protein sequence is MMEQSLIPQATALPLAAQRTVKRALTLLDRHLRETVVAFTSTQAARDWLKLKMAGLEREEFMVLYLNQQNQLIAHETLFAGSISSTEVHPREVVKRALYFNAAAVILAHNHPSGDTTPSQADKTITQRLVQALQLVDIRVHDHLIVGGTQILSFAEHGLL, encoded by the coding sequence ATGATGGAACAGTCACTTATCCCACAGGCTACGGCACTTCCATTGGCCGCACAACGCACGGTAAAACGCGCTTTAACGCTGCTTGACCGACACCTGCGAGAAACAGTTGTGGCATTCACCTCCACTCAGGCTGCCCGTGACTGGCTGAAGCTGAAAATGGCGGGGCTGGAGCGTGAAGAATTTATGGTGCTGTATCTGAACCAGCAGAACCAGTTGATTGCCCACGAAACCCTGTTTGCCGGTTCCATTAGCAGCACCGAGGTGCATCCCCGTGAGGTGGTCAAACGCGCCCTGTACTTCAATGCGGCCGCAGTGATACTGGCACATAACCATCCCTCCGGCGACACCACGCCCAGCCAGGCAGATAAGACCATCACGCAGCGTCTGGTGCAGGCGCTTCAGCTCGTTGATATCCGTGTGCATGACCACCTTATCGTCGGTGGCACGCAGATATTGTCGTTCGCTGAACACGGTCTGCTTTGA
- a CDS encoding DUF932 domain-containing protein: MTRLASRFGAANLIRRDRPLTREELFRTVPSVFSEEKHESRSDRYTYIPTITLLDNLQREGFQPFFACQTRVRDPGRREHTKHMLRLRREGQITGKQVPEIILLNSHDGSSSYQMLPGLFRAVCQNGLVCGESFGEVRVPHKGDVVTQVIEGAYEVLGIFDRVEEKRDAMQSLMLPPPAQRALAQAALTYRFGEDHQPVTAPQILSPRRWQDESNDLWTTYQRIQENLIKGGLSGRSAKSAKGGRTHTRAVRGIDGDVKLNRALWVMAEAMLSGFQS; encoded by the coding sequence ATGACCCGTCTGGCCTCGCGCTTTGGCGCAGCAAACCTTATCCGCCGCGACCGCCCGTTAACCCGCGAAGAGCTGTTTCGCACCGTACCCAGCGTGTTCAGTGAAGAAAAGCATGAGTCCCGCAGCGACCGATACACTTACATTCCGACGATTACCCTTCTGGATAATTTGCAACGTGAAGGCTTCCAGCCGTTCTTTGCCTGCCAGACCCGTGTGCGTGATCCGGGTCGTCGTGAACATACGAAGCATATGCTGCGCCTGCGTCGGGAGGGGCAGATTACCGGTAAGCAGGTGCCGGAAATTATTCTGCTCAACTCTCACGATGGCTCCAGTTCGTATCAGATGTTACCGGGACTATTCCGTGCGGTATGCCAGAACGGGCTCGTCTGCGGTGAGTCGTTTGGCGAGGTGCGGGTGCCGCATAAAGGGGATGTTGTGACTCAGGTGATTGAGGGGGCGTATGAAGTACTGGGGATTTTTGACCGTGTGGAAGAGAAACGAGATGCCATGCAGTCGCTGATGTTGCCGCCACCGGCACAACGGGCTCTGGCACAGGCTGCACTGACGTACCGTTTTGGTGAGGACCACCAGCCGGTGACAGCACCTCAGATACTCTCCCCACGCCGCTGGCAGGATGAGAGCAATGATCTGTGGACCACATACCAGCGTATTCAGGAGAACCTAATTAAGGGCGGGCTCAGTGGTCGGAGTGCAAAGAGTGCAAAAGGCGGGCGAACGCATACCCGTGCCGTGCGTGGTATCGATGGCGATGTGAAGCTCAACCGGGCTCTCTGGGTGATGGCGGAAGCGATGCTGAGTGGGTTTCAGTCCTGA
- a CDS encoding GTPase family protein — translation MSNSEGLQSLQNSLSSLPQWVSESILHQVNQLTNYEPVIGIMGKTGAGKSSLCNALFAGEVSPVSNVSACTRGPLRLRLNVGERCMTLVDLPGVGESERRDAEYAAMYRQQLPHLDLVLWLVKADDRALAVDEHFYHQVIGEAWRHKVLFVVSQADKIEPTEGGVKALSATQRQSLARKITLLHTLFLPVHPVCAVSVRLRWGLSHMAALMVASLPREASSPLVTQLQPPLRSERVTQKARDDFADTVGSTLDTVSRLPLIPATVRTLIQTLRDTVVSVARTLWAVFF, via the coding sequence ATGAGCAATTCTGAAGGTCTGCAGTCGCTGCAGAACTCACTTTCCAGCTTGCCGCAATGGGTATCTGAAAGCATTCTGCACCAGGTAAACCAGTTAACCAACTACGAGCCGGTGATCGGCATTATGGGCAAAACCGGGGCAGGAAAATCCTCACTGTGTAATGCGTTGTTCGCCGGTGAGGTGTCGCCGGTCAGTAATGTGTCGGCCTGTACCCGTGGGCCGTTGCGCTTGCGCCTGAACGTGGGTGAGCGTTGCATGACGCTGGTAGACCTGCCCGGTGTCGGTGAAAGTGAACGGCGTGATGCGGAGTATGCCGCGATGTATCGCCAGCAACTTCCGCATCTCGATCTGGTGCTGTGGCTGGTTAAGGCCGATGACCGGGCGCTGGCGGTGGACGAGCACTTTTACCATCAGGTGATTGGCGAAGCCTGGCGGCACAAGGTGCTGTTTGTGGTCAGTCAGGCGGACAAGATTGAACCCACTGAGGGCGGCGTGAAGGCGTTGTCTGCCACACAGCGGCAGAGCCTTGCGCGCAAAATCACCCTGCTGCACACCCTGTTTTTGCCGGTGCATCCGGTCTGTGCAGTTTCGGTGCGGCTGCGCTGGGGGCTGTCGCACATGGCGGCGCTGATGGTGGCAAGCCTGCCGCGCGAAGCCAGCAGCCCGCTGGTCACACAGCTACAGCCGCCCCTTCGTAGCGAACGCGTGACTCAAAAAGCCCGTGATGATTTTGCCGATACGGTGGGCAGCACGCTCGATACCGTCAGCCGTCTGCCGCTGATACCGGCCACGGTGCGCACGCTTATCCAGACGCTGCGCGATACCGTGGTGTCCGTGGCCCGCACTTTGTGGGCGGTGTTCTTCTGA
- a CDS encoding type IV toxin-antitoxin system YeeU family antitoxin: MSNTTWGLQRDITPRLGARLVQEGNRLHYLADRASITGKFSDAECLKLDVAFPHFISQMDSMLTSGEMNPHHAHCVTLYHNGFTCEADTLGSCGYVYIAIYPTQR; this comes from the coding sequence ATGAGCAACACCACATGGGGCCTGCAGCGGGATATCACGCCGCGCCTGGGAGCACGTCTGGTGCAGGAGGGCAACCGGCTGCACTATCTGGCTGACCGGGCCAGTATCACCGGTAAGTTTAGTGATGCCGAATGTCTTAAGCTGGATGTGGCATTTCCGCATTTTATCAGCCAGATGGACTCGATGCTCACCTCTGGTGAAATGAACCCTCACCATGCCCATTGCGTCACCCTGTACCACAACGGTTTTACCTGCGAAGCCGATACCCTTGGTAGTTGCGGCTACGTATACATCGCCATTTATCCCACTCAACGCTAA